In Mycobacterium sp. Aquia_216, a genomic segment contains:
- a CDS encoding MmpS family transport accessory protein translates to MYRLFKRVWIPLLLVVVVVLGSYVVIRVRDSFGANTAVARGDVNAETKPFNPKHITYEVTAPLGGSVSVNYLDENGQPHLVENAPLPWSYTIVTTLPSMSANIVAQGDTGMRQIRCRVIVDGQVRDDRSLDEYQPFIYCLVKSV, encoded by the coding sequence GTGTATCGACTGTTCAAGAGGGTGTGGATACCGCTACTTCTTGTCGTCGTTGTCGTACTCGGCTCCTATGTCGTGATTCGCGTTCGCGACAGTTTCGGTGCCAACACCGCTGTCGCGCGAGGCGATGTGAATGCCGAGACGAAGCCTTTCAATCCGAAGCACATCACCTACGAGGTCACGGCACCGCTGGGCGGCAGCGTCAGCGTCAACTACCTCGATGAAAATGGGCAACCCCACCTTGTCGAAAACGCCCCGCTGCCGTGGTCGTACACGATCGTGACGACCCTGCCCTCGATGTCGGCCAACATCGTCGCCCAAGGTGACACCGGCATGCGCCAAATTCGATGCCGGGTCATCGTCGACGGCCAAGTCCGCGACGACCGCAGCCTCGACGAATACCAACCCTTCATCTACTGCTTGGTGAAATCTGTATGA
- a CDS encoding rolling circle replication-associated protein — MPEAIKAAGRESGSDRSDGGSGVGRVPAGTNGLVICAKSVRDTVDDGVGADLSAADALGLRFPSPDLVASAAALFEPAEPWAYGRDRLGMEPESGRFRITVGPGVVRLGWSSPARAEKASERAVNHHRLDVATEADRIKSGRDTPSPPGRAITEWSRRSRAAMCRTFAELDYTPLVECGRVPAMVTLTYPGEWQSVAPDGASVKRHMVLWRKRFQREWGEPARYIWKLEFQRRGAPHIHLWMAPPNALGRSGRTFRDWLSQEWTDIVDHPDPEQRTKHLLAGTAIDIRNGLRACDPKRLAIYFTKHSSPNQHGDKEYQHIVPDAWRKPGRGPGRFWGVYGVRRASKVVEIAQDSYVSARRIIRRWSRSRAIYGGSTSSFPIEVTPRTADRVVQRVDSQTGKVRHRKIRRRRLLCNQGGLAGGYVLVNDGPTFAAQLAAALSTA; from the coding sequence GTGCCCGAGGCCATCAAGGCCGCGGGGCGCGAGAGCGGTAGCGATCGGTCGGACGGCGGGAGCGGCGTAGGCCGTGTTCCGGCAGGGACCAACGGGCTTGTTATATGTGCCAAAAGTGTCCGCGACACCGTCGATGACGGAGTTGGTGCGGACCTGTCGGCCGCGGATGCGCTGGGGCTGCGGTTCCCGAGCCCCGATTTGGTTGCCTCGGCAGCGGCACTGTTTGAGCCTGCTGAACCCTGGGCGTACGGACGAGACCGGCTCGGCATGGAACCGGAGTCCGGGCGATTCCGGATCACGGTGGGGCCTGGCGTGGTCCGCCTCGGCTGGAGCAGTCCCGCTCGCGCGGAGAAGGCATCGGAGCGGGCGGTCAATCACCACCGACTCGACGTTGCGACTGAGGCGGACCGCATTAAGTCCGGCCGTGATACGCCTAGTCCGCCTGGGCGTGCGATCACCGAATGGTCGCGCAGGTCGCGTGCCGCGATGTGCCGCACCTTTGCCGAACTCGACTACACGCCGTTGGTGGAATGCGGTCGTGTGCCAGCGATGGTGACCCTGACCTACCCAGGCGAATGGCAATCCGTTGCGCCAGACGGCGCCAGTGTGAAACGACATATGGTTCTGTGGCGCAAACGGTTTCAGCGTGAATGGGGTGAGCCTGCACGCTACATCTGGAAGCTCGAATTTCAACGCCGAGGCGCGCCACACATTCACCTGTGGATGGCTCCCCCAAATGCTCTCGGTCGATCGGGCCGTACATTCCGCGACTGGCTATCCCAAGAATGGACGGACATCGTCGACCACCCGGACCCGGAACAACGCACAAAACACTTGCTTGCCGGCACCGCCATCGACATCAGGAACGGATTGCGCGCCTGCGACCCAAAACGTCTGGCGATCTATTTCACCAAACATTCCTCACCGAACCAGCACGGCGACAAGGAATATCAGCACATTGTCCCGGATGCTTGGCGCAAACCCGGCCGCGGCCCAGGGCGATTCTGGGGCGTCTACGGGGTCCGCCGAGCCTCAAAGGTCGTGGAGATCGCTCAGGATTCCTATGTCTCGGCCCGCAGGATCATTCGGCGCTGGTCGCGGTCACGAGCTATCTACGGCGGGAGTACAAGTTCGTTTCCTATCGAGGTCACGCCTCGGACGGCCGACCGCGTAGTCCAACGGGTAGACAGCCAGACCGGGAAAGTACGGCACCGCAAAATCCGACGACGACGGCTCCTGTGTAACCAAGGGGGACTTGCCGGAGGATACGTGCTGGTGAACGATGGCCCTACGTTCGCGGCGCAGCTCGCAGCGGCCCTATCTACCGCTTGA
- a CDS encoding SIR2 family protein, with product MKALLLIVQIHFVLLGQSRYSLSHDDRGFGAVTPMPRRTVIQVLECFEDEFAHVASAFARGEYSLWLGSGISRDVVPGVPKLLERMLVFLQTSSNAADPNCRFRKALEDVLEVAGVAGSTRASIDLTAPVGTWPNLPDIVDRLIDRYSDVLDVQVRGEPGDFLVWTGLDVPATYGDPGLAPDVEHLCVAILMMEGVVRSAPTTNWDGLVEAAMDRLEGGGDGALNVIVTAADFRAPSRRAELVKFHGCAVMAAHDPAVYRSLLIARKSQISGWTTRSQNQMMKNHLEHLFASRPAFIVGLSAQDANIHTVLNAAIQNLARSWPTDPPAVVLAEQTLHYHHKHVLKVTYGDSYSPNSQAIESSALLGAYAKPALLGLVLFTLADKLSALTQHIPELDLPDADFEGIQKHIRGIRDAAAEKADPDPRVFVEALISGVTLALWVFRKGSIPDPAPYPAVSVAPLTESVGNPDFPSAALGRFALAFALLGRGFLNGDWTLEPGSATRPHDGVVQVRKGGRISKVFVIHSARVLSELELNGIVDMADPEVVIAQAEAIHNPTTRSPRPRYGRSGKSGAREVDLETVCASVSSADELFEDFALGTAL from the coding sequence TTGAAGGCCTTGCTACTGATCGTGCAGATTCACTTCGTTCTGCTCGGCCAGAGCCGCTACTCTCTGTCTCACGATGATCGAGGCTTCGGAGCTGTGACGCCAATGCCACGGAGGACTGTTATACAAGTCCTTGAGTGCTTCGAAGACGAGTTTGCTCACGTGGCGTCCGCGTTTGCTCGTGGTGAGTACTCGTTATGGCTTGGCTCCGGAATTTCGCGTGATGTTGTGCCTGGTGTGCCGAAGTTGCTTGAGCGAATGTTGGTGTTCCTTCAAACAAGCAGCAATGCAGCCGATCCGAACTGCCGCTTTAGGAAAGCTCTTGAAGACGTCCTCGAGGTTGCGGGAGTGGCAGGCTCAACTCGCGCCTCAATCGACTTGACGGCGCCGGTTGGCACATGGCCGAATCTCCCTGACATCGTCGACCGCCTCATTGACCGATACTCGGATGTCCTCGATGTACAGGTCAGGGGTGAGCCTGGTGACTTCCTTGTCTGGACCGGGCTCGACGTGCCCGCGACCTACGGGGACCCAGGTCTAGCGCCAGACGTTGAACACTTATGCGTCGCAATCTTGATGATGGAAGGCGTAGTGCGATCCGCGCCGACCACCAATTGGGATGGCCTCGTCGAGGCGGCTATGGATCGTCTCGAGGGCGGAGGCGACGGGGCGCTTAACGTGATCGTGACAGCAGCCGACTTCCGCGCGCCCAGTCGCCGCGCAGAACTAGTGAAGTTCCACGGGTGCGCGGTGATGGCAGCGCATGACCCTGCCGTTTACCGCAGCCTTCTGATCGCGAGAAAGTCGCAAATATCTGGCTGGACCACAAGATCGCAAAACCAGATGATGAAGAATCACCTGGAACACCTGTTCGCCTCAAGGCCAGCCTTCATCGTCGGGCTCTCGGCACAAGACGCCAACATCCACACAGTCTTGAATGCGGCGATCCAGAACCTGGCCCGAAGCTGGCCCACCGACCCGCCGGCGGTCGTCCTCGCCGAGCAAACGCTTCACTATCATCACAAGCACGTGTTGAAAGTGACGTACGGCGATAGTTACTCCCCGAATAGCCAGGCGATCGAGTCGTCGGCTTTGCTCGGGGCCTATGCTAAGCCGGCTCTGCTCGGCCTGGTGCTGTTTACGCTGGCCGACAAACTCAGCGCGCTGACTCAGCACATACCTGAACTCGATCTGCCAGACGCCGACTTCGAGGGAATTCAAAAACACATTCGCGGCATCCGAGATGCAGCGGCCGAGAAGGCAGACCCCGATCCCCGAGTTTTTGTGGAAGCCTTAATATCGGGGGTGACGCTTGCACTGTGGGTATTCAGAAAAGGCAGCATTCCTGATCCCGCTCCATACCCGGCGGTTTCCGTTGCTCCGTTGACGGAATCCGTAGGAAACCCCGACTTCCCAAGCGCAGCTCTTGGACGCTTCGCTCTCGCATTCGCCCTACTCGGTCGCGGATTTCTTAACGGGGATTGGACGCTCGAACCCGGCAGCGCGACAAGGCCTCACGATGGTGTTGTGCAGGTGCGAAAGGGGGGACGCATATCGAAAGTGTTCGTTATCCACAGTGCACGGGTGTTGTCGGAGCTTGAACTCAACGGAATTGTTGATATGGCCGATCCTGAAGTGGTAATCGCTCAGGCAGAAGCTATCCATAACCCGACAACTCGCTCACCACGACCCCGCTACGGCCGCAGCGGTAAGAGCGGTGCCCGTGAGGTAGACCTCGAGACCGTCTGCGCCTCTGTCAGTTCTGCTGATGAACTGTTCGAAGACTTCGCATTAGGGACTGCCCTGTGA
- a CDS encoding AAA family ATPase produces MNDRPLRSISISDFRRIEGTRVFPLDAPIVLLHGHNGAGKTSVLSALELALTGEIRSMRRHDPRYTAHLPFHGREFATLTVTVSDLLSGGRVPGRMTVGGSRIEGAPALGADTAQFYAERCYLDQVSLGQLLDLYQYREGKEESALARFVNELLGLEQLDALRSGLSDAGDLRRLKRLSEPLANADIQAERAQSELADATEKLRTARDELTSSKERLAEATMALGYSPPSVSDVELSQEVAELLQTSRATDEESAAAALREAITALGGRIEGLSTRPSTVRLEEAHVAVANASMAYQQWRGQHGSTIDAWQADAAELGIRPSDDVLAVIGDELQNIDRRIARQNELVGETKRLEIQLAEHRASLRTLQDRLTNAQEQAGSLAEGLASLREHASDDVCPVCDRAFGEVSSTHLTAHIDRKIAELTNQGAQLRQLREQRAGTSASLQDAEQTLERLQRQLLTEEQLGAVRSRRTALASLHKRLQELQPIIDNLIELQSTLRDAEAMLGELESVAHDAHIVRAELENIARQLNVPEPRPDQSLYDEWRKLAEITDERVARAKALALAYAAAGERLKQMGDCAKRVEDLKDAVAKAAERKSLWDSRVKEARRRQTVAKEVHRAASEARAEIVHRVFTESLNHVWRSVFTRLAPREHFVPTFGIPTSSKAALEVKLQTVHTSGSIGGSPQMMLSAGNLNTAALSLFIALHLAVEPLVPCLVFDDPVQSMDEVHITQFAGLMRVLAKRHQRQVIIAVHERELFEYLSLELSPSFEGDELLTIELDASTHDTEKGVKRITWTPDPAIAV; encoded by the coding sequence GTGAACGATAGACCGCTCCGCAGCATCTCCATTTCCGACTTCCGACGGATTGAGGGCACCCGAGTTTTTCCGCTCGATGCACCGATCGTATTGCTGCACGGTCACAACGGTGCCGGCAAGACCAGCGTGCTCTCGGCACTTGAACTCGCGCTTACTGGCGAGATCCGAAGCATGCGCCGACATGACCCACGCTATACGGCGCACCTACCGTTTCACGGCCGCGAATTCGCGACGCTCACCGTAACGGTCTCCGACCTCCTCAGCGGAGGCCGAGTACCTGGACGAATGACTGTAGGCGGCAGCCGAATTGAAGGTGCTCCCGCGCTAGGTGCGGATACTGCACAGTTCTATGCCGAACGTTGCTACCTGGATCAAGTATCTCTAGGCCAACTGCTCGATCTCTATCAGTACCGTGAGGGAAAAGAGGAATCAGCCCTCGCCAGATTCGTCAACGAACTGCTGGGTCTGGAGCAGCTCGATGCTCTTCGCTCAGGGTTGAGCGACGCGGGCGATCTTCGTCGACTGAAGCGGCTATCCGAACCTCTCGCGAACGCGGACATACAGGCGGAGAGAGCTCAGAGCGAATTGGCAGATGCCACCGAGAAACTCAGGACTGCAAGAGACGAGCTAACGAGTTCGAAGGAACGCCTTGCAGAAGCAACAATGGCTTTGGGCTACTCTCCGCCCAGCGTCAGCGACGTGGAACTGAGCCAGGAAGTGGCCGAGCTGCTGCAGACGAGCCGCGCAACGGATGAGGAGTCGGCGGCCGCAGCTCTGCGTGAAGCGATAACCGCGCTCGGCGGACGGATTGAGGGATTGTCGACCAGGCCCTCGACTGTGCGCTTGGAAGAAGCACATGTTGCTGTTGCAAACGCGTCGATGGCATACCAGCAGTGGCGTGGCCAGCACGGATCGACAATCGATGCCTGGCAAGCCGACGCGGCCGAGCTGGGAATTCGGCCATCGGATGACGTATTGGCAGTGATAGGTGATGAACTGCAGAACATCGACCGCCGCATTGCTCGCCAAAATGAGCTCGTCGGCGAGACGAAACGCTTGGAGATCCAACTCGCAGAACATCGAGCTTCGCTGCGCACGCTCCAAGATCGACTCACTAATGCTCAGGAACAAGCCGGCTCACTGGCTGAGGGTCTCGCGAGCCTACGCGAGCACGCTTCTGACGACGTCTGTCCGGTATGTGACCGGGCCTTCGGCGAGGTGTCGTCGACCCACCTCACCGCCCATATCGACCGCAAGATCGCAGAACTCACGAATCAAGGGGCTCAGCTTCGACAACTCCGCGAACAACGGGCCGGCACATCGGCTTCGTTGCAGGACGCTGAACAGACTTTGGAGCGACTCCAAAGGCAGCTATTGACAGAAGAACAACTCGGGGCAGTTCGTTCTCGGCGAACTGCACTTGCGAGCCTTCACAAGCGGCTTCAGGAGCTCCAGCCAATAATCGACAATCTGATCGAACTGCAGTCGACACTCCGGGACGCGGAGGCGATGCTCGGTGAACTGGAATCCGTCGCCCATGACGCGCACATCGTAAGAGCGGAACTTGAGAATATCGCCCGTCAACTAAATGTTCCTGAACCACGGCCCGATCAGTCTCTGTACGACGAATGGCGGAAATTGGCAGAGATTACAGACGAACGGGTCGCACGAGCCAAGGCATTGGCGCTGGCATATGCCGCTGCCGGTGAGAGACTAAAGCAGATGGGCGACTGCGCAAAGCGTGTCGAGGACTTGAAAGACGCAGTTGCGAAAGCCGCAGAACGAAAGTCCTTATGGGACTCACGAGTGAAAGAGGCAAGGAGGCGGCAGACGGTAGCAAAGGAGGTGCATCGCGCGGCATCTGAGGCGCGCGCAGAGATCGTGCACCGTGTGTTCACTGAGTCACTGAATCACGTGTGGCGCAGTGTGTTCACGCGACTAGCTCCACGCGAGCACTTCGTTCCCACGTTCGGAATCCCGACCTCATCCAAGGCTGCGCTCGAAGTGAAGTTGCAGACTGTCCACACGTCCGGAAGCATTGGCGGGTCGCCCCAGATGATGCTCAGTGCGGGAAACCTGAACACCGCTGCACTGTCACTGTTCATCGCGTTGCACCTCGCGGTCGAACCCCTTGTGCCATGTCTAGTCTTCGATGACCCAGTTCAGTCAATGGATGAGGTACACATCACTCAGTTCGCCGGTCTTATGCGCGTTCTCGCGAAGCGACACCAGCGGCAGGTCATCATCGCCGTCCATGAGCGGGAGCTTTTCGAGTATCTCTCCCTTGAGCTGAGCCCCTCGTTCGAAGGCGACGAACTCTTAACGATCGAGCTTGATGCATCAACGCACGATACGGAGAAAGGCGTTAAGCGGATCACCTGGACACCAGATCCAGCAATCGCGGTATGA
- a CDS encoding Eco57I restriction-modification methylase domain-containing protein produces MPYQRPSKEEARARLAQFVADYQRQSADLQAVNSRYTEAEARGQFIDRFLRIFGWDVHNDVGLPQVRREVVLERGSESDIGGRPDYRLRRHGQDRLPIEAKKPSVTLATGVDAARQARSYGWSLGLPAAVLTNVAETVIYDTTVEPRVGDSPDVAVIPGGRIKLSEYVDRFDHLWLHLSFESVTSDDYYGLYSYAEPPRGTSTFDRSFLAQFRSWRLVLASDVASCNPDLLASEIGRRTQRLLNALLFLRVCEDRNIGQYEALLTSAQSDTLLDVFRSADRTFNAGLFDVLTTTKYTSGALTSVIREMYWPRSKFAFGVLRPDILAAVYEQYLAERVELDELRRVSLAQKPELTHAGGIVPTPAWVVQHLVAGGLSDLLVPQQPVPAGLRILDLTLGSGSFLIETFECLVDAEVAVGNNVALAERAALVKDHLFGVDIDGAAVEVTKLSLLLAVLGDEVIDLDRGRDLLPDLSKNLLVGNALIESDFDDLVPSAAVIPERRAAVAPLDLTSAFSHVLQNGGFNLIVGNPPYVRIQTLSEFMPDQLTYFQDARSGYESALSHNFDVYQLVVERAFKFLAADGHLAYILPNRFTNLVPAGTMRRLLGPRLLRLVHFGEEQVFEGRTTYTALIFVGPPSSDPAQLELVHDLKAWRDSGGADLAQIDRASLGTEVWPIMNEARANVFRKMEDSAIARLCDDDWVDVFVGVQTSCDKVFFIKPLTGSTNDTVKFRDAGTGELRYIERGILRKAVQDRRFQAYGRNPEPDALAIFPYDLTPPPPGRKRGTATLYSAERMASDFPMALDYLTAKHADLAARDVSPDPGDRFWAYGRSQSLTKLDEPKLILRVLSLTPQYVLDDEGLVAPGGGDGGPYYFLRPMANCPYSIRVIQAVLSHPAVDAYIASRGRAYRGSYLVHRKEFLKNVPIPLLSDPAQQQIESDIAEMQKIKERLRTEEDTAISTTLTGRHEVLRQKVNDAVAAGYGLTAQDLRAVADD; encoded by the coding sequence ATGCCGTACCAGCGCCCATCGAAGGAGGAAGCCCGGGCTAGATTGGCTCAGTTTGTCGCTGACTACCAACGGCAATCAGCTGACCTTCAGGCGGTCAACTCTCGCTACACGGAAGCCGAGGCCCGGGGTCAGTTCATCGACCGATTCCTCCGCATCTTTGGATGGGATGTTCATAACGACGTCGGGTTGCCACAAGTTCGGCGTGAGGTCGTCCTCGAACGGGGAAGCGAAAGCGACATAGGCGGTCGACCGGACTACCGGCTTCGACGTCACGGACAGGACCGTCTGCCTATCGAGGCCAAAAAGCCGTCCGTCACCCTCGCCACCGGTGTGGATGCCGCACGACAGGCCCGCTCATACGGTTGGTCCCTCGGACTACCGGCTGCCGTCCTAACCAATGTCGCCGAAACGGTTATATATGACACCACGGTCGAGCCCCGTGTTGGGGACAGCCCTGATGTCGCGGTAATACCGGGCGGCAGGATCAAGCTGTCGGAGTACGTCGACCGCTTCGATCACCTGTGGTTACACCTTTCGTTTGAGTCCGTCACCAGCGACGACTACTACGGCCTGTATTCCTACGCTGAACCTCCGCGGGGAACCTCTACTTTCGACCGGTCCTTCCTCGCTCAGTTCCGCAGCTGGAGACTTGTCCTCGCGTCGGATGTCGCGTCTTGCAACCCCGACCTGCTGGCCAGCGAGATAGGTCGCCGGACTCAGCGATTGCTTAATGCGCTTCTATTTCTCCGAGTATGTGAAGACCGCAACATCGGGCAATACGAAGCGCTTCTCACCTCGGCTCAGTCGGACACATTGCTCGACGTGTTTCGGTCGGCAGACCGGACCTTTAATGCAGGGCTATTCGACGTTTTGACCACCACCAAATACACCAGTGGAGCGCTCACGTCGGTCATCCGCGAGATGTATTGGCCGAGAAGCAAATTCGCATTTGGCGTGTTGCGGCCTGACATCCTCGCCGCAGTCTACGAACAATACCTAGCCGAGCGGGTCGAGCTGGATGAGCTACGAAGAGTGTCCCTTGCGCAGAAGCCAGAGTTGACCCACGCAGGAGGTATCGTCCCAACGCCCGCTTGGGTTGTACAGCATCTAGTAGCCGGAGGCTTAAGCGATCTGCTCGTACCGCAGCAACCGGTCCCGGCAGGCCTTCGTATACTCGATCTCACTCTAGGGTCCGGGTCGTTTTTGATTGAGACGTTTGAGTGCCTCGTCGATGCAGAAGTCGCAGTAGGAAATAACGTAGCCCTCGCTGAGCGCGCGGCACTCGTCAAGGACCACCTTTTCGGCGTCGACATCGACGGCGCAGCAGTCGAGGTTACTAAGCTCAGCCTCTTGCTGGCGGTCCTTGGCGATGAGGTGATCGACTTAGACCGTGGCCGCGATCTGCTCCCTGATCTGTCGAAAAATTTGCTCGTCGGTAACGCGCTGATCGAATCAGACTTTGACGACCTGGTTCCGAGCGCCGCTGTCATCCCAGAGCGCCGGGCCGCAGTCGCGCCACTCGACCTGACGTCCGCGTTCAGTCACGTGTTGCAAAACGGCGGGTTCAACCTGATCGTCGGCAATCCTCCGTATGTCCGGATTCAGACGCTTTCGGAGTTCATGCCGGACCAACTGACGTACTTCCAGGACGCGCGAAGCGGTTACGAGAGCGCACTATCGCACAACTTCGACGTCTACCAGCTCGTCGTCGAGCGAGCATTCAAATTCCTTGCTGCCGATGGGCACCTCGCCTACATCCTGCCCAACCGGTTCACCAACCTTGTGCCGGCCGGAACGATGCGCCGGTTGCTCGGACCACGATTGCTCCGGCTGGTCCACTTCGGCGAGGAGCAAGTCTTCGAAGGGCGAACTACCTATACCGCGTTGATCTTCGTCGGACCGCCGTCCAGCGATCCGGCACAGCTAGAGCTCGTCCACGATCTCAAGGCCTGGCGGGATTCAGGCGGCGCTGATCTAGCGCAGATCGACAGAGCCTCGTTGGGCACCGAAGTATGGCCGATCATGAACGAGGCGCGCGCCAACGTCTTCCGAAAAATGGAAGACTCTGCGATTGCTCGGCTCTGCGATGACGACTGGGTGGACGTATTTGTTGGGGTTCAAACGTCTTGCGACAAGGTCTTCTTCATAAAGCCATTAACCGGATCAACTAACGACACTGTCAAATTTCGAGACGCCGGGACCGGGGAACTCAGATACATCGAACGAGGAATTCTGCGAAAAGCCGTTCAGGATAGACGATTTCAGGCTTACGGGCGGAACCCCGAACCCGACGCTCTAGCTATTTTCCCGTACGATCTCACGCCGCCACCGCCGGGTCGAAAGCGCGGTACGGCAACGCTTTACTCAGCCGAGAGGATGGCGTCCGATTTTCCGATGGCGCTGGACTACCTCACCGCGAAGCATGCGGATCTCGCTGCGCGGGACGTATCGCCGGATCCGGGAGACCGGTTTTGGGCATACGGTCGCTCGCAATCATTGACCAAACTTGACGAACCTAAGCTGATCTTGCGGGTCCTGTCGTTAACGCCGCAGTACGTGTTGGACGACGAAGGCCTCGTTGCTCCGGGAGGAGGCGATGGTGGGCCTTATTACTTTCTACGCCCAATGGCCAACTGTCCGTACTCAATTCGGGTGATCCAGGCTGTTCTGTCCCATCCTGCTGTCGACGCATATATCGCATCGCGCGGCCGGGCGTATCGGGGTTCGTATCTCGTTCATAGAAAAGAGTTCTTAAAGAACGTCCCGATTCCGCTGCTCTCAGACCCGGCCCAGCAGCAAATCGAAAGCGACATTGCAGAGATGCAAAAAATCAAAGAACGGCTGCGCACTGAAGAAGACACAGCGATAAGTACCACGCTGACTGGCAGACATGAGGTGCTCCGACAGAAGGTCAACGATGCCGTTGCTGCAGGCTACGGGTTGACCGCGCAAGACTTGCGTGCCGTTGCCGACGATTAG
- a CDS encoding class I SAM-dependent methyltransferase translates to MAKFAAKAAPEGDKLRGGYYTPDPIARFIAGWVGADGSHVLEPSCGDGAILRHLVTVANARKITAVELVAREAKKATAETGVPVVVGDFFSWFQPRRHGTFDAVAGNPPYIRFGSWESTAREPALALMRAQGMCPTRLTNAWVPFVVASVLAVRPGGRIGLVLPAELLQVGYAAALRSYLVDECASITLVSFKQLVFPGILQEVVLLLAVRGTGPAEIRTVELPNADNLNGFDGATKTAARARLHESEKWTKYYLGSDAIRLIRRVREGGRLHPLSRYAEVDVGVVTGRNAFFCLTSAEAGQRGLMRMTMPLLSRSVQAPALSFTSQDLEAPNRAAAPTRLLSLPSGIDLRRNKMLAAYLAEGESDGVPDGYKCRIRRTWWEVPSTWVPDGFMLRQISTHPRLIANLAGATSTDTVHRVRVAEGVEIERLAAGAFNSATFAFSEVLGRSYGGGILELEPSECEHLPVPDPALVPATLHQKVDELLRERRMEDALNLVDEEVLIDLLGFDRREVAAMRRAWIALRDRRRGRSRRTKLT, encoded by the coding sequence ATGGCGAAGTTCGCGGCGAAAGCTGCTCCCGAGGGCGACAAATTGCGAGGTGGCTACTACACCCCCGATCCGATTGCTCGCTTCATCGCCGGCTGGGTTGGCGCGGACGGCAGTCATGTTCTCGAACCTTCGTGCGGAGACGGCGCGATCTTGCGCCACCTGGTCACGGTGGCCAACGCTCGAAAAATCACGGCAGTTGAACTCGTCGCGCGCGAAGCCAAGAAGGCGACGGCTGAGACAGGTGTTCCCGTTGTCGTCGGCGACTTCTTCTCTTGGTTTCAGCCGCGCCGCCACGGCACCTTCGATGCGGTGGCAGGTAACCCGCCTTACATCCGTTTTGGCTCATGGGAATCGACGGCAAGGGAACCGGCGCTTGCGCTGATGCGGGCGCAGGGAATGTGTCCAACCCGCCTGACCAATGCGTGGGTCCCGTTCGTTGTTGCATCTGTCCTTGCGGTGCGTCCCGGAGGCCGCATTGGTCTAGTGTTGCCAGCTGAGCTCCTCCAAGTCGGGTATGCGGCGGCACTGCGGTCATACCTAGTTGACGAATGCGCCTCAATCACCCTCGTGTCGTTCAAACAGCTTGTCTTCCCGGGCATTTTGCAAGAGGTTGTGCTACTGCTCGCCGTCCGTGGCACCGGCCCTGCCGAGATCCGGACCGTTGAGCTGCCGAATGCCGACAACTTGAACGGCTTTGACGGAGCTACCAAGACTGCGGCCCGAGCCCGCCTCCATGAATCAGAGAAATGGACAAAGTACTACCTAGGTAGTGACGCTATTCGTTTGATCCGCCGCGTTCGTGAAGGCGGCCGTCTGCACCCCCTGAGCCGGTATGCGGAAGTTGACGTCGGAGTAGTAACGGGCCGAAACGCGTTCTTCTGCTTGACCTCCGCCGAAGCCGGCCAGCGTGGGCTTATGCGGATGACTATGCCGCTCCTATCGAGGAGTGTGCAGGCACCCGCTCTGAGTTTCACCAGCCAAGACCTCGAGGCGCCAAATCGTGCAGCTGCACCCACTAGGCTCCTTTCATTACCATCCGGAATTGATTTGCGTCGCAACAAGATGCTGGCCGCATACCTCGCAGAGGGCGAGTCCGACGGCGTCCCAGACGGCTACAAATGCCGCATCCGGCGGACCTGGTGGGAAGTTCCATCGACCTGGGTGCCTGACGGATTCATGCTGCGGCAGATAAGTACACACCCGCGCCTGATCGCTAACCTGGCGGGAGCGACGAGCACGGATACCGTACACCGCGTCCGCGTGGCAGAAGGCGTGGAAATCGAGCGTCTAGCCGCAGGCGCATTCAACTCAGCCACCTTCGCGTTCTCGGAGGTCTTAGGGCGAAGTTACGGCGGTGGGATCCTTGAGTTGGAGCCGAGCGAGTGCGAACACCTGCCAGTCCCCGACCCGGCGCTCGTGCCCGCGACGCTCCACCAGAAGGTTGACGAGCTACTACGCGAGCGCCGGATGGAAGACGCATTAAACCTCGTCGACGAAGAAGTATTGATCGATCTCCTCGGGTTTGATCGCCGTGAGGTAGCTGCCATGCGGCGTGCCTGGATTGCTCTACGTGACCGGCGCAGGGGTCGCTCAAGACGCACCAAACTCACATAA
- a CDS encoding DUF7161 family protein, with amino-acid sequence MRDNEATAQYRGDEATFHQFPYDTTGLRGKRLRVLSDTPVNDAGVPQDLPEGIIDVIAIDDEPNINLSVRVHPLDDPTRIAFVGFEQLALYD; translated from the coding sequence TTGCGAGATAATGAAGCCACGGCGCAGTACCGTGGCGACGAAGCTACCTTTCATCAGTTTCCCTATGACACAACCGGTCTCCGGGGCAAGCGACTGCGGGTGTTATCGGACACTCCGGTCAATGACGCCGGCGTTCCGCAAGATCTGCCTGAGGGCATCATCGACGTGATTGCTATCGACGACGAACCCAACATTAATCTCAGTGTTCGGGTTCACCCACTGGACGATCCCACTCGCATCGCATTCGTGGGATTCGAGCAGCTAGCTCTTTACGACTGA